One stretch of Miscanthus floridulus cultivar M001 chromosome 18, ASM1932011v1, whole genome shotgun sequence DNA includes these proteins:
- the LOC136524023 gene encoding uncharacterized protein, whose translation MAHPRMNGQVEHANGMVLQGLKPRIFNWLNKFGGRWITELPVVLWSLRMTPSWATSYTLFFMVYGSEAILLTNLYYGASMVRAYDEQGAKAPLEDAMDQLNEACDVAALHLAKYQ comes from the coding sequence ATGGCACACCCCcgcatgaatgggcaggtcgagcatgccaatggcatggtcctacaaggcctcaagcctaggatcttcaactggttgaacaagtttggtggacgatggatcacggagctccccgtggtgctctggagcctaaggatgacaCCTAGCTGGGCCACTAGCTACACactattcttcatggtctatggttctgaggccatcctcctGACCAACCTCTACTATGGAGCGTCGATGGTCAGGGCATATGACGAGCAGGGAGCTAAGGCacccctcgaggatgccatggatcagctcaATGAAGCATGTGATGTTGCCGCCCTccacttggccaagtaccagtaa